In a single window of the Hoyosella subflava DQS3-9A1 genome:
- a CDS encoding SDR family oxidoreductase, translating into MSLEGKTLIMSGGSRGIGLAIALRAARDGANIAMLAKTDTPNPKLPGTVFSAASEIEAAGGQALPIVGDVRSDESVAAAVHRTVDEFGGIDIVVNNASAIDLSTTDEISMKRYDLMQDINCRGSFLLSKMALPHLQASAKAGRGPHILTLSPPLNLNPAWAGKHLGYTIAKYGMSLTTLGLAEELKGNGISVNSLWPRTLIATAAVQNVLGGDTSIAVSRKPEIMADAAYLILNTAETANFFIDDAVLAMHGTTDFEHYRTAPGDGELELDIFLDPAVG; encoded by the coding sequence GTGTCGCTAGAAGGTAAAACCCTCATCATGTCGGGCGGATCGCGCGGTATCGGCCTGGCGATCGCGCTGCGTGCAGCGCGAGATGGCGCGAACATTGCGATGCTCGCGAAGACCGATACCCCTAACCCGAAACTTCCAGGTACGGTTTTCTCGGCGGCGAGCGAGATCGAAGCCGCGGGCGGGCAAGCCTTGCCGATCGTCGGGGATGTGCGAAGCGACGAATCTGTGGCAGCAGCGGTACACCGTACCGTCGACGAGTTCGGCGGCATCGACATCGTTGTGAACAATGCCTCTGCCATCGATCTGTCGACCACCGACGAGATTTCGATGAAGCGGTACGACTTGATGCAGGACATCAACTGCCGGGGCAGCTTCCTCCTGTCTAAGATGGCGCTCCCGCATCTTCAGGCGTCCGCGAAGGCTGGGCGCGGCCCGCATATCCTCACATTGTCTCCACCGCTCAACCTGAACCCGGCCTGGGCCGGTAAACACCTTGGATACACCATCGCGAAGTACGGAATGTCACTCACCACGCTGGGTTTAGCGGAAGAACTGAAAGGTAATGGCATCTCGGTGAACTCGCTATGGCCGCGGACACTGATCGCCACGGCTGCCGTTCAGAACGTGCTCGGTGGTGATACCTCGATAGCTGTGTCGCGTAAGCCTGAGATCATGGCTGACGCCGCATACCTGATCCTGAACACCGCGGAGACAGCGAACTTCTTCATCGATGACGCTGTCCTCGCGATGCACGGCACGACCGACTTCGAGCACTATCGCACGGCGCCCGGTGATGGCGAGCTGGAGCTTGACATCTTCCTTGACCCTGCCGTGGGCTGA
- a CDS encoding winged helix DNA-binding domain-containing protein encodes MRLSDELQTLNRTLLQRQLLLERAALSAEELAVHLVGLQAQDSLPPYIGMFSRVTNFDPLTLSGGLESRSLVRATLMRGTIHLVVAEDALRMRSIFQPEFEKTLERPGFFSGALSGLDTDELRKHGEAAFDDGPRTAAQVRASAEAAFPDRDPQAVAQAWYYQVPVLQVPPRGMWRKAGRPIWSRIDSWLEQPLITDYSPADLVARYLAAFGPASTQDIAVWARLPGIAELVEQLGTRLRTYQTASGQTLYDVADAELADPELEAPVRFLGWYDNVFLGHKDRSRIVSTAVTAQIWERESRNISPVLIDGFIKGGYRVTTGKTREPAEMRIRLIDVPRSAEPAVEAEAVRLLKFLEPDRSARIEFVQQL; translated from the coding sequence ATGCGTCTTTCGGATGAGCTGCAGACCCTGAACCGCACGCTGCTGCAGCGTCAACTCCTCCTCGAACGCGCCGCATTATCGGCGGAGGAACTCGCCGTCCACCTCGTTGGATTGCAGGCGCAAGATTCGCTGCCCCCATATATCGGAATGTTCAGCCGCGTCACGAACTTTGACCCGCTGACCCTCTCCGGCGGGCTCGAGTCGCGCTCCCTGGTCCGGGCAACGCTGATGCGCGGCACCATTCACCTCGTCGTCGCTGAAGACGCGCTGCGCATGCGATCGATTTTCCAGCCCGAGTTCGAGAAGACCCTCGAGCGGCCCGGGTTCTTTTCTGGCGCGCTCTCCGGACTCGACACAGACGAGCTCCGCAAACATGGAGAAGCCGCGTTCGATGACGGGCCGCGAACAGCAGCGCAGGTTCGCGCTTCCGCGGAGGCCGCCTTCCCGGACCGCGACCCCCAAGCCGTTGCTCAGGCGTGGTATTACCAGGTGCCCGTGCTGCAGGTGCCACCGCGAGGAATGTGGCGTAAAGCCGGGCGGCCCATATGGTCCCGGATCGACTCATGGCTCGAACAGCCGTTGATCACCGACTATTCGCCTGCCGACCTTGTCGCACGTTACCTCGCGGCGTTCGGGCCAGCGTCAACGCAAGACATCGCCGTGTGGGCGCGGCTACCTGGAATCGCCGAGCTCGTTGAGCAGCTGGGCACGCGACTGCGCACGTACCAGACCGCGAGTGGCCAGACCCTGTACGACGTGGCTGACGCGGAACTAGCCGATCCAGAACTTGAGGCTCCAGTCCGATTCCTCGGCTGGTACGACAACGTCTTCCTCGGCCACAAAGACCGCTCCCGCATTGTGAGCACTGCGGTGACGGCCCAGATCTGGGAGCGCGAATCCCGAAACATATCTCCGGTGCTCATCGATGGGTTCATCAAGGGCGGCTATCGCGTCACTACAGGGAAGACGCGAGAACCCGCAGAGATGCGCATCCGTCTCATCGATGTGCCTCGCAGTGCAGAGCCCGCCGTCGAAGCGGAGGCGGTCCGGCTCCTGAAGTTCCTTGAGCCCGACCGCAGCGCCCGTATCGAATTCGTCCAACAGCTATGA
- a CDS encoding PucR family transcriptional regulator, protein MAEVVVVTPSRRDEVLCRLCLAETKPPSERSGFVSSRSYDLAVRKNPRPEGTAAEGTGAEGTGAAAAAIISKLDSQLSEVTVAVQQYLVAQITELRGDAQLLDLLRDSVEGNIETIFSAIEHAIPISQVEPPTAALEYARRLAQRGVSANALVRAYRLGQQELLRVLLDDIRSADLPAQNKLDVFEQVSSTTFGYIDWISEQVIAVYQNEREQWLEDRNRVRALQVREVLTADAVDEDTMTTALRYPLRRFHLALVVWRPGVDSAADLGHMERFVRDLAEHLGASHNPLFIAEDRLTGWAWIPLAAKSAAAEAVSAARAFTRGQPDPPSLALGEALPGFAGFRRSHHQALDARAVALASNTEGAADPHGVVAISDLGLSAAALLGGDVNAARVWVYEVLGPLSSDTENDERLRNTLQVFLRSGSSYKAAAGQLNLHYNSVKYRVARAIERRGLPIEADRLEVEIALLLCRWYRGAVLS, encoded by the coding sequence ATGGCCGAGGTGGTGGTCGTCACACCGTCGCGACGCGATGAAGTTCTCTGCCGCCTTTGTCTTGCGGAGACAAAACCACCTTCCGAAAGGTCAGGTTTCGTCAGTAGTCGGAGTTACGATTTGGCGGTGCGCAAAAACCCCCGCCCAGAAGGAACCGCTGCAGAAGGAACCGGTGCAGAAGGAACCGGTGCTGCTGCAGCAGCGATCATCAGCAAGCTTGACAGTCAGTTGAGCGAGGTGACGGTGGCAGTCCAGCAGTATCTCGTTGCCCAGATCACTGAGCTGCGCGGTGACGCACAACTATTGGACTTGCTGCGTGACAGCGTCGAAGGGAACATCGAGACAATATTTTCGGCGATCGAGCATGCCATCCCGATCAGCCAAGTGGAGCCTCCGACGGCAGCACTCGAATACGCTCGACGTCTCGCGCAGCGAGGAGTCTCCGCGAATGCGCTCGTGCGTGCTTATCGGCTGGGCCAGCAGGAGTTGCTGCGCGTCTTGCTCGACGACATTCGCAGTGCCGACCTTCCGGCGCAGAACAAGCTCGATGTGTTCGAGCAGGTTTCCTCGACCACGTTCGGCTACATCGACTGGATTTCGGAACAAGTCATTGCGGTGTATCAAAACGAGCGTGAGCAGTGGCTCGAAGATCGCAACCGTGTTCGTGCACTGCAAGTTCGTGAGGTCCTCACTGCAGATGCAGTGGACGAGGACACGATGACCACCGCGCTGCGCTACCCACTTCGCCGCTTTCACCTCGCACTGGTCGTCTGGCGACCGGGAGTGGACAGCGCAGCTGACCTTGGGCACATGGAACGGTTCGTTCGTGACCTTGCAGAACACCTAGGCGCAAGCCACAACCCACTGTTTATCGCGGAAGATCGGCTCACCGGCTGGGCGTGGATCCCCCTCGCGGCTAAAAGCGCAGCAGCCGAAGCGGTTTCGGCAGCGCGCGCATTCACTCGCGGGCAGCCGGACCCACCGTCACTCGCCCTCGGGGAAGCATTGCCAGGTTTTGCGGGTTTCCGCCGCTCTCACCACCAGGCGCTTGATGCACGAGCGGTCGCACTGGCATCGAATACCGAGGGTGCCGCAGACCCTCATGGTGTCGTCGCGATCTCGGACCTGGGTCTTTCTGCTGCCGCGTTGCTTGGTGGGGATGTGAACGCGGCTCGCGTGTGGGTGTACGAGGTACTCGGCCCACTCTCGTCGGACACGGAGAACGACGAAAGGCTGAGGAACACACTCCAGGTCTTCCTCCGGAGCGGTTCAAGTTACAAAGCGGCGGCAGGACAACTCAATCTCCACTACAACTCGGTGAAATATCGCGTCGCGCGAGCCATTGAGCGGCGTGGCCTACCTATCGAAGCCGATCGGCTAGAGGTGGAGATCGCCTTGCTGTTATGTCGGTGGTACCGGGGCGCCGTCCTGAGCTGA
- a CDS encoding adenylate/guanylate cyclase domain-containing protein codes for MAPNDDIANANAPTEPLFIVPRRTKSGMEQTEPRPLIMRLIQTEVEKSLLGEARRYTRNQVAERAGVTPEYARTLWRALGFASPENEQAVLFTESDIDALKTLTNLQSSGVLDRDLAVGLTRALGQTYSRTAEWQVPLLNELVLELVRERMELNPPISPIEILDDAAELVDEWVPVVHSLQTYVWRRHLAARAARYLAGPGEDTTSQSLVVGFADMVGFTDLTRLNNVTGLAELLESFESTVTSIIANHSGSVIKNVGDEIMFSVEQPAAAARIALELHAATEDDESLPLLHVGLAYGEALARYGDLYGTVVNTAARLTSAARGGDTLIDGNLAEILGSHPAFSIKSVKSTRLRRFMKYKPHVLRWAKR; via the coding sequence ATGGCACCGAACGACGACATCGCTAATGCGAATGCGCCCACCGAGCCGCTGTTCATCGTGCCGCGCCGGACGAAGAGCGGGATGGAACAGACCGAGCCTCGCCCGCTGATCATGCGGCTCATTCAAACAGAAGTTGAGAAGAGCCTGCTCGGTGAAGCGCGCCGCTACACGCGGAACCAGGTTGCTGAGCGGGCGGGCGTCACACCCGAGTATGCACGCACACTCTGGCGCGCACTCGGATTCGCGAGCCCCGAAAACGAGCAGGCCGTGTTGTTCACCGAAAGCGACATCGACGCTCTGAAAACCCTCACTAATCTGCAGTCGTCAGGGGTTCTCGACCGCGATCTCGCGGTCGGCCTGACCCGCGCTCTCGGCCAGACCTATTCGCGGACGGCGGAATGGCAAGTCCCACTCCTGAACGAGCTCGTCCTCGAACTGGTGCGGGAACGCATGGAACTCAATCCACCGATCTCCCCCATCGAAATCCTCGACGACGCTGCGGAACTCGTCGACGAATGGGTCCCGGTCGTCCACTCCCTGCAAACGTATGTGTGGCGGCGCCACTTAGCGGCGCGCGCGGCCCGTTACCTGGCAGGCCCTGGCGAGGACACGACCAGCCAATCACTGGTGGTCGGTTTTGCTGACATGGTCGGCTTCACTGACCTGACACGCCTCAACAACGTCACTGGACTTGCCGAGTTGCTGGAATCGTTCGAATCGACCGTCACCTCAATCATCGCGAACCACAGCGGTTCCGTGATCAAAAATGTCGGTGACGAGATCATGTTCTCCGTGGAGCAGCCCGCAGCGGCAGCGCGCATCGCCCTCGAACTCCACGCGGCGACAGAGGACGACGAATCGCTGCCGCTCCTCCATGTCGGTCTCGCCTACGGTGAGGCGCTGGCACGGTACGGAGATTTATACGGGACAGTCGTCAACACGGCGGCACGATTGACAAGCGCCGCCCGCGGCGGTGACACATTGATCGACGGGAACCTCGCGGAGATCCTCGGCAGCCATCCTGCGTTCTCGATCAAATCGGTGAAATCAACGCGGCTGCGGCGATTCATGAAATACAAGCCGCACGTCCTGCGGTGGGCGAAGCGGTAA
- a CDS encoding ArsR/SmtB family transcription factor, with protein sequence MPEPIAEDPLLEREARASIDAVEDLDGWARRFDLLSDPNRLRLLLAIHRAPGITVNGLAAALGMTNTAVSHALRLLRHHEWVSVQRDGRNMRYFLDDSVVHTILHGIGGTHASFG encoded by the coding sequence ATGCCCGAGCCCATCGCTGAGGATCCGCTGCTTGAACGCGAAGCCCGCGCGTCGATCGACGCGGTCGAGGATCTCGACGGGTGGGCCCGCCGGTTCGACCTACTTTCTGATCCCAACCGGCTGCGCCTACTGTTAGCGATCCATCGCGCACCTGGCATCACAGTCAACGGACTTGCCGCTGCCCTGGGGATGACCAACACCGCAGTTTCCCATGCGCTGCGCCTGCTTCGGCATCACGAATGGGTGAGCGTGCAGCGCGACGGGCGAAACATGAGGTACTTCCTGGATGATTCGGTCGTGCACACGATCTTGCACGGCATCGGCGGGACACATGCGTCTTTCGGATGA
- a CDS encoding acyl-CoA dehydrogenase family protein, whose protein sequence is MSDLNRDEAYLVSMVREFIDRDVKPTVREVEHANEYPAKWIGQMKQIGIYGLAIPEEYGGTPVSMPCYAQVTEEISRGWMSLAGAMGGHTVVARLLTLFGTEEQKHRYLPKMATGEIRATMALTEPGGGSDLQSMTTTAKPDGDELVINGAKTWISNARHSQLVVLLCKTDPHAKPKHEGISIVLAEKGDGLSVSRDLPKLGYKGVESCELSFDNYRVPVTSILGTEPGHGFAQMMKGLETGRIQVACRALGVAAAALEDSLAYAQQRESFGKPIWKHQSIGNYLADMATKLTAARQLVRYAAERYDSGERCDMEAGMAKLFASEVAMEIALNGVRIHGGYGYSTEYDAERYFRDAPLMIVGEGTNEILRNIIASQLVKRGGA, encoded by the coding sequence GTGAGTGACCTCAATCGGGACGAGGCGTACCTCGTCAGCATGGTGCGTGAGTTCATCGACCGGGATGTCAAACCCACTGTTCGTGAGGTCGAGCACGCGAACGAATATCCCGCCAAGTGGATCGGCCAGATGAAGCAGATCGGCATTTACGGGCTCGCGATCCCGGAGGAGTACGGGGGCACGCCCGTATCGATGCCGTGTTATGCGCAGGTCACTGAAGAGATCTCTCGCGGCTGGATGAGTCTCGCGGGAGCGATGGGCGGCCACACAGTCGTCGCAAGACTGCTGACGCTATTCGGGACCGAGGAACAGAAGCACCGCTATCTCCCGAAGATGGCCACTGGTGAAATCCGTGCGACGATGGCGCTAACAGAGCCCGGTGGTGGATCCGACCTTCAGAGCATGACGACAACAGCGAAGCCGGACGGCGACGAGCTCGTCATCAACGGGGCGAAAACGTGGATCAGCAACGCTCGCCATTCCCAACTCGTCGTATTGCTATGCAAGACCGATCCGCATGCGAAACCGAAGCATGAGGGTATTTCGATTGTGCTGGCGGAGAAGGGCGATGGCCTTTCTGTTTCCCGCGACTTGCCCAAGCTGGGCTACAAAGGTGTCGAGTCATGCGAATTGTCATTCGACAACTACCGGGTGCCCGTCACCTCGATCCTCGGCACTGAGCCTGGCCACGGTTTCGCTCAAATGATGAAGGGGCTGGAAACCGGCCGCATCCAGGTCGCGTGCCGTGCCCTCGGCGTCGCTGCTGCAGCGCTGGAGGATTCGCTCGCGTATGCCCAGCAGCGCGAGAGCTTCGGCAAGCCGATCTGGAAGCATCAGTCCATTGGAAATTACCTGGCAGATATGGCGACGAAATTGACTGCCGCCCGCCAGCTCGTGCGATACGCCGCGGAGAGGTACGACTCTGGTGAACGCTGCGACATGGAGGCAGGGATGGCGAAACTGTTCGCCTCCGAGGTCGCGATGGAGATCGCGCTCAACGGTGTGCGCATCCACGGCGGATATGGTTACTCGACGGAGTATGACGCCGAACGCTACTTCCGCGACGCGCCGCTGATGATCGTTGGTGAAGGCACGAACGAAATTCTCCGGAACATCATCGCATCCCAGCTCGTCAAGCGGGGTGGCGCTTAA
- a CDS encoding enoyl-CoA hydratase/isomerase family protein — MTLVSYTVRNRVAYVELCNSDRGNPVNQAMLDDLADSLHRVISELHRMDAIVVSIVRGPAAGAGVALAAAADIVLASTSAKFTLAYTKIGFSPDGGTSLMTASLGLHRMLALALLNTELSGEDARAAGLVTGLYSGQNLNAGVAETVRKLRAGSREAQVMAKRLLREQALPDEDAALRRETLTIRAQAASADGREGVAAFLGKRAAHFPSSAVTMSAQDGAPVPPT; from the coding sequence ATGACGCTCGTGTCTTACACGGTCCGGAACAGAGTCGCGTATGTCGAACTGTGCAACAGCGACCGCGGTAACCCCGTCAACCAGGCGATGCTCGATGACCTCGCCGACAGCCTGCATCGCGTCATCAGTGAACTTCACCGGATGGACGCGATCGTTGTTTCTATCGTCCGTGGTCCCGCAGCGGGTGCCGGAGTAGCGCTCGCCGCGGCCGCGGACATTGTTCTCGCAAGCACGTCAGCGAAGTTCACCCTCGCCTACACGAAGATCGGATTCTCGCCGGACGGCGGTACATCGCTGATGACGGCGTCGCTAGGGCTGCACCGGATGTTAGCTCTCGCGCTGCTCAACACCGAATTATCTGGTGAGGACGCCCGAGCAGCGGGGCTTGTCACAGGCCTGTATTCCGGCCAGAACCTCAACGCGGGCGTCGCTGAGACGGTGCGGAAACTGCGTGCTGGGTCACGCGAGGCCCAGGTGATGGCGAAGCGCCTACTACGTGAGCAGGCGCTTCCCGACGAGGACGCGGCACTCCGGCGCGAGACCCTCACGATTCGTGCGCAGGCAGCGAGCGCGGATGGGAGGGAGGGCGTAGCCGCATTCCTGGGGAAGAGAGCCGCGCATTTTCCCAGCAGTGCAGTGACTATGTCAGCTCAGGACGGCGCCCCGGTACCACCGACATAA
- a CDS encoding MaoC family dehydratase has translation MVSIHVGGPYFDELSVGQIFDAAPAVTLTSGLAATHQAILGTRLRLPLEDHLSQAVTGRLSTVASPSLVCDIAIGQSTLVTHRVKANLFYRGLRFFRFPHMGDTLHTRTEVVGLRENRPKDGRKPTGLAALRITSTDQDGNLVLDFYRCAMLPLSENPSPDRTIHADNLSQIGSSENSAPILPDWDLAVYRAKVPGSHFSPAVAGTVFTSSGDAVTNAPELARLTLNIAATHHDERVGANGRLVYGGHTIGIALAQATRALPNIVTVLDWTSCDHVGPVHEGDTLTSELHVESATPAENGGGTLQLRSLVYSHTSSAPAQVLDWRFSALMA, from the coding sequence ATGGTGAGTATTCACGTCGGCGGACCCTACTTCGACGAACTCTCGGTCGGCCAGATATTTGATGCCGCTCCCGCTGTGACGTTGACCAGCGGTCTTGCTGCCACACATCAGGCGATCCTGGGCACCCGCCTGCGTCTGCCTCTTGAGGATCATCTCAGTCAAGCGGTCACCGGCCGCTTGAGTACAGTGGCCAGCCCGTCTCTCGTCTGCGACATCGCAATTGGCCAGTCAACACTGGTGACCCACCGTGTTAAAGCGAATCTGTTCTATCGTGGCCTGCGCTTTTTCCGTTTCCCGCATATGGGCGACACCCTCCACACGCGCACTGAAGTCGTCGGGCTGCGTGAAAACCGGCCCAAGGATGGCCGCAAACCAACGGGCCTTGCCGCGCTTCGTATCACGTCGACCGACCAGGACGGCAACCTCGTGCTGGACTTCTACCGCTGCGCGATGCTGCCGCTAAGCGAAAACCCCTCTCCGGATCGGACGATTCACGCGGACAACCTCAGTCAGATTGGATCGTCCGAGAACTCCGCTCCGATCCTCCCCGACTGGGACCTCGCCGTTTACCGCGCGAAGGTACCCGGCTCCCACTTCTCCCCAGCTGTGGCGGGCACAGTCTTTACGAGCAGCGGTGATGCAGTCACGAACGCACCCGAACTCGCACGGCTCACTCTCAACATCGCAGCGACGCACCACGACGAACGAGTCGGTGCCAACGGACGCCTGGTTTATGGGGGGCACACCATTGGAATCGCGCTGGCACAAGCAACCCGAGCGCTGCCGAACATAGTCACTGTCCTGGACTGGACGTCCTGCGACCATGTCGGGCCGGTACATGAGGGGGACACACTCACCAGCGAACTCCACGTCGAATCCGCAACTCCGGCCGAGAACGGCGGAGGCACTCTCCAGCTGCGGTCTCTCGTTTACTCACATACTTCGTCTGCGCCCGCACAGGTCCTCGATTGGCGCTTTTCTGCCCTTATGGCGTGA
- a CDS encoding VOC family protein codes for MSRHIQVTFDAHDPRALSSFWRDVLGYVHPAPPGIDLPENADPLSAWDDFLKQIGVPEEERNTRSAIEDPDGHGPRLFFQQVPEDKVVKNRVHLDVRTAPGLEGEERMAALEAECERLVALGAARIRRDEPAPPMNAGFIVMADPEGNEFCLD; via the coding sequence ATGAGCCGCCACATCCAGGTCACCTTCGACGCCCATGATCCGCGGGCGCTGTCCTCGTTCTGGCGTGACGTACTCGGGTACGTTCACCCTGCACCTCCTGGGATTGACCTGCCTGAGAATGCCGATCCCCTATCTGCGTGGGACGACTTTCTCAAGCAGATCGGCGTACCAGAGGAGGAGCGCAACACCAGATCGGCAATCGAGGATCCAGACGGACACGGCCCCCGGTTATTTTTCCAGCAGGTGCCGGAGGACAAAGTCGTCAAGAATCGCGTTCACCTAGACGTCCGGACGGCTCCGGGACTGGAGGGAGAGGAGCGGATGGCGGCGCTGGAGGCAGAGTGCGAACGACTCGTCGCGCTGGGCGCGGCCCGGATACGACGCGACGAGCCTGCACCCCCGATGAACGCTGGCTTCATCGTCATGGCCGACCCGGAGGGGAATGAGTTCTGCCTGGACTGA